A window of the Streptomyces sp. NBC_00250 genome harbors these coding sequences:
- a CDS encoding DUF881 domain-containing protein — protein sequence MSQQPPVRSTGSPPPRPDASMSLLNNVIDHALDDGYAEATARRAAEGGGLPRSLRAKLGVAVGLVLAAAVVTVGAAEARISAPVVAKERQELIDRIEAETSSADQLEQDVERIRSEVGARQRQALQQHGGDQAELVALLSGATPVHGPGVKLVVNDAKEADTGGGGPRESSGFSDTGRVRDRDMQRIINGLWESGAEAVAINGQRLTSLSAIRAAGDAILVDNKPLVPPYTILAIGDGQRLSTAFQDSADGQYLHALVENFGIRSGITAEGDVRLPAAPSLTVRTAEPRGAGAATPSGGATADTGKGTS from the coding sequence ATGTCGCAGCAGCCCCCCGTTCGGAGCACCGGATCACCGCCGCCGCGTCCGGACGCGTCCATGTCGCTGCTGAACAACGTGATCGATCACGCGCTCGACGACGGCTACGCGGAGGCGACCGCCCGGCGAGCCGCGGAAGGCGGTGGGCTGCCCCGTAGCCTGCGGGCGAAGTTGGGTGTCGCCGTAGGCCTGGTGCTCGCGGCCGCCGTCGTGACCGTCGGTGCGGCCGAGGCGCGGATCTCCGCGCCCGTCGTCGCCAAGGAGCGACAGGAACTGATCGACCGGATCGAGGCGGAGACGTCCTCTGCCGATCAGCTGGAGCAGGACGTCGAGCGGATCCGGTCCGAGGTCGGCGCACGTCAGCGGCAGGCGCTTCAGCAGCACGGCGGTGACCAGGCCGAGCTCGTGGCGCTGCTGTCGGGCGCGACGCCCGTGCACGGTCCCGGGGTGAAGCTGGTCGTCAACGACGCCAAGGAAGCCGACACCGGGGGCGGCGGGCCGAGGGAGAGCAGCGGCTTCTCCGACACGGGCCGGGTGCGCGACAGGGACATGCAGCGCATCATCAACGGGCTCTGGGAGTCCGGAGCCGAGGCCGTCGCCATCAACGGGCAGCGGTTGACATCGCTCTCCGCGATCCGGGCCGCCGGCGACGCCATACTGGTCGACAACAAGCCGCTGGTGCCGCCGTACACCATCCTCGCGATCGGGGACGGGCAGCGGCTGAGCACCGCGTTCCAGGACAGCGCCGACGGGCAGTATCTGCACGCGCTGGTGGAGAACTTCGGGATCAGGAGCGGGATCACGGCCGAGGGCGACGTACGCCTGCCGGCCGCGCCGAGCCTGACCGTACGTACCGCAGAGCCGAGGGGGGCCGGGGCGGCGACGCCGTCCGGTGGGGCCACGGCCGATACAGGGAAGGGCACATCGTGA
- a CDS encoding small basic family protein translates to MIAVLGLIVGVVVGLLVRPEVPAVVEPYLPIAVVAALDAVFGGLRAMLDGIFVDKVFVVSFLSNVVVAALIVFLGDKLGVGAQLSTGVVVVLGIRIFSNAAAIRRHVFRA, encoded by the coding sequence GTGATCGCCGTACTGGGCCTGATCGTCGGAGTCGTGGTCGGACTGTTGGTCCGACCCGAAGTTCCGGCGGTGGTCGAGCCCTATCTTCCGATCGCCGTGGTCGCCGCCCTCGACGCGGTCTTCGGCGGCCTGCGGGCCATGCTCGACGGCATCTTCGTCGACAAGGTGTTCGTGGTCTCGTTCCTGTCGAACGTGGTCGTGGCCGCGCTGATCGTCTTCCTCGGCGACAAGCTGGGCGTGGGCGCGCAGCTGTCGACCGGTGTGGTGGTCGTGCTCGGCATCCGGATCTTCTCCAACGCGGCCGCCATCCGGCGCCATGTCTTCCGGGCGTGA
- a CDS encoding DUF881 domain-containing protein, translated as MSENPQNPQNTENSENEREPGSVGKPESAGEDVSAGKDAGAGTTAESEASAETVHGGTADHDVRVPVTPAASAAPDAAPSGRRRLASAVWPPRVTRAQLIVALLLFVLGLGLAIQVSSTSDNSALRGARQEDLVRILDELDDRTQRLEDEKARLEKQRTELESSSDQAEEARKQTQEKERQLGILAGTVAAEGPGITLTVGDPTGAVESDMLLDAIQELRAAGAEAIQVNGVRVVADSYFTGSGDDMRIDGTKVAAPYVFKVIGKPEDLEPALNIPGGVVQTLEKEQATATVERSAKIIVDALRPAKRPDYAQSSSQ; from the coding sequence ATGAGCGAGAACCCTCAGAACCCTCAGAACACTGAGAATTCGGAGAACGAGCGGGAGCCCGGGAGCGTCGGGAAGCCGGAGAGCGCCGGCGAGGACGTGAGTGCAGGCAAGGACGCCGGCGCCGGTACGACAGCGGAGTCCGAGGCGTCCGCGGAGACCGTCCACGGCGGGACCGCGGATCACGATGTGCGGGTGCCCGTGACGCCGGCCGCCTCCGCCGCTCCGGACGCCGCGCCGAGCGGGCGCCGGCGGCTGGCCTCCGCCGTGTGGCCGCCGCGGGTGACCCGGGCCCAACTCATCGTCGCGCTGCTGCTGTTCGTCCTCGGCCTCGGCCTGGCCATCCAGGTCTCCTCGACCAGTGACAACAGCGCCCTGCGCGGGGCGCGCCAGGAGGACCTGGTGCGGATCCTGGACGAGCTCGACGACCGTACGCAGCGCCTGGAGGACGAGAAGGCGCGCCTGGAGAAGCAGCGCACCGAGCTGGAGTCCAGCTCGGACCAGGCCGAGGAGGCGCGCAAGCAGACCCAGGAGAAGGAGCGGCAGCTCGGGATCCTGGCTGGCACGGTGGCCGCCGAGGGGCCGGGCATCACCCTGACCGTCGGCGATCCGACCGGGGCCGTCGAATCGGACATGCTGCTCGACGCCATCCAGGAGCTGCGCGCCGCGGGCGCCGAGGCCATCCAGGTCAACGGTGTACGCGTGGTCGCGGACAGTTATTTCACCGGTAGCGGTGATGACATGCGAATCGATGGAACGAAGGTGGCCGCTCCGTACGTCTTCAAGGTCATCGGCAAGCCGGAGGATCTCGAGCCCGCGCTCAACATCCCCGGCGGAGTCGTGCAGACCCTGGAGAAGGAGCAGGCCACGGCCACGGTGGAGCGGTCGGCGAAGATCATCGTCGATGCCTTGCGACCCGCGAAGCGGCCTGACTACGCTCAGTCGTCCTCGCAGTGA
- a CDS encoding FHA domain-containing protein, whose protein sequence is MGGAWWKLSGGYGRCEGVRVGRCDGSRFVLPHGRVCFGQGESPVSFFAKLFGKSGREDGGNAKHRASRHAQSEEQGGERPLFRDEVGGQGGDVPGAYGASSVDPAGAARIGFGEPSTSSTGGGFTPDPYATQTSAGQPRQEDASMPVCTRCGHRNAADSRFCSHCGTPLRGGVAPERASETTSTISISGLEAYDAEVTGQTQLPSLSPEALAAVEALPSGSALLVVRRGPNSGSRFLLDGELTTAGRHPQSDIFLDDFTVSRRHVEFRRAQDGSFTVADVGSLNGTYVNREPIDSVVLSNGDEVQIGKYRLVFYSSQRGV, encoded by the coding sequence ATCGGTGGTGCGTGGTGGAAACTGTCCGGAGGATACGGACGTTGTGAAGGTGTCCGGGTCGGCAGGTGTGATGGATCTCGGTTCGTCCTGCCCCACGGGCGGGTCTGTTTCGGTCAAGGGGAATCGCCCGTGAGTTTTTTTGCGAAGTTGTTCGGCAAGAGCGGACGCGAGGATGGCGGTAACGCCAAGCACCGCGCGTCGCGCCATGCCCAGAGCGAGGAGCAGGGCGGCGAACGCCCGCTCTTCCGCGATGAGGTCGGCGGCCAGGGCGGTGACGTTCCGGGCGCGTACGGCGCGTCGTCTGTTGACCCTGCCGGGGCTGCCCGCATAGGTTTCGGAGAACCATCAACCTCAAGTACGGGTGGAGGGTTTACCCCCGATCCGTACGCGACACAGACCTCGGCGGGGCAGCCGCGGCAGGAGGATGCGTCCATGCCGGTGTGTACGAGGTGCGGTCACCGCAACGCGGCCGACAGCCGCTTCTGCTCCCACTGCGGCACGCCGCTGCGGGGCGGAGTCGCTCCGGAGCGTGCTTCCGAGACGACCTCCACGATCTCCATCTCGGGCCTTGAGGCCTACGACGCGGAGGTCACCGGCCAGACCCAGCTGCCCTCGCTCTCTCCCGAGGCGCTGGCGGCCGTCGAGGCGCTGCCGTCCGGTTCCGCGCTCCTCGTGGTGCGCCGCGGGCCGAACTCCGGCAGCCGGTTCCTGCTCGACGGTGAGCTGACGACGGCCGGCCGTCACCCGCAGAGCGACATCTTCCTGGACGACTTCACGGTCTCGCGCCGCCATGTCGAGTTCCGGCGGGCCCAGGACGGCAGCTTCACCGTCGCGGATGTCGGCAGCCTCAACGGCACGTACGTCAACCGTGAGCCGATCGACTCGGTCGTTCTGTCCAACGGCGACGAGGTGCAGATCGGTAAGTACCGCCTGGTCTTCTACTCGAGCCAGCGGGGCGTGTAA
- the ftsR gene encoding transcriptional regulator FtsR: protein MLRTPTGGAGSGTATAGDRLVSIGTVLNQLRDEFPEVTISKIRFLEAEGLVEPRRTASGYRKFSPQDVERLAQILRMQRDHYLPLKVIREHLDALARGEEIKLPAPGRRRDLIEGAWEQDAEPPTATRIGRAELLAAAEVTETELVEWESYGLISETEGGGYEAETVTVARLVADLGRFGLEPRHLRAVKAAADREAGLIEQVVAPLRRHRNPQTRAHAEATAQELAAQSVRLHAALVQTALGIRLQ, encoded by the coding sequence ATGCTGCGAACACCGACGGGCGGTGCCGGATCCGGCACCGCCACCGCGGGCGACCGGCTGGTCAGCATCGGCACGGTGCTGAACCAGCTGCGCGACGAATTTCCCGAAGTGACCATCTCCAAGATCCGGTTCCTGGAGGCCGAGGGGCTCGTGGAGCCCCGGCGTACGGCCTCCGGGTACCGGAAGTTCAGCCCGCAGGATGTCGAGCGGCTCGCTCAGATCCTGCGGATGCAGCGGGACCACTACCTTCCGCTGAAGGTCATCCGCGAGCACCTCGATGCCCTCGCCAGGGGCGAGGAGATCAAGCTCCCGGCCCCCGGGCGTCGGCGGGACCTCATCGAAGGCGCCTGGGAGCAGGACGCCGAGCCGCCCACCGCCACGCGGATCGGGCGGGCCGAACTGCTGGCCGCGGCCGAGGTGACCGAGACCGAACTCGTCGAGTGGGAGTCGTACGGTCTGATCTCCGAGACGGAGGGCGGCGGCTACGAGGCCGAGACCGTCACCGTCGCGCGGCTCGTCGCGGATCTGGGGCGGTTCGGTCTGGAACCCCGGCATCTGCGGGCCGTCAAGGCCGCCGCGGACCGGGAGGCGGGTCTGATCGAGCAGGTCGTCGCGCCGTTGCGCCGGCACCGCAATCCGCAGACCAGGGCCCATGCGGAGGCCACCGCGCAGGAGCTCGCCGCGCAGTCGGTACGGCTGCACGCCGCCCTGGTGCAGACCGCTCTGGGGATTCGGCTCCAGTGA
- a CDS encoding bifunctional nuclease family protein, with the protein MNELDVVGVRVEMPSNQPIVLLREVGGDRYLPIWIGPGEATAIAFAQQGMAPPRPLTHDLFKDVLEAVGQELTEVRITDLRDGVFYAELVFASGVEVSARPSDAIALALRTGTPIYGSDGVLDDAGIAIPDEQEDEVEKFREFLDQISPEDFGTNSQ; encoded by the coding sequence GTGAACGAGCTCGACGTTGTGGGTGTCCGGGTGGAAATGCCCTCCAACCAGCCGATCGTGCTCCTGCGTGAAGTGGGAGGCGATCGGTACCTCCCCATCTGGATCGGACCGGGGGAGGCGACCGCGATCGCCTTCGCCCAGCAGGGGATGGCGCCTCCGCGGCCGCTGACGCACGACCTGTTCAAGGACGTGCTGGAGGCCGTGGGACAGGAACTCACCGAAGTCCGCATCACGGATCTGCGTGACGGGGTCTTCTACGCCGAGCTGGTCTTCGCCAGCGGCGTCGAGGTGAGCGCGCGGCCTTCGGACGCGATAGCACTGGCCCTTCGGACCGGAACGCCGATCTACGGCAGTGACGGTGTGCTGGACGACGCCGGCATCGCGATTCCGGACGAGCAGGAGGACGAGGTGGAGAAGTTCCGCGAGTTCCTCGACCAGATCTCACCGGAGGATTTCGGGACCAACAGTCAGTGA
- a CDS encoding MerR family transcriptional regulator has product MSSADGTAGSSLGRVSGESGPYPLHGSVGDFGADAGAGSGTGPSGVSGAAPGTAGEVVGYRGPTACAAAGITYRQLDYWARTGLVEPSVRPAYGSGTQRLYSFRDVVVLKIVKRFLDTGVALQNIRAAVQHLRARGFRDLERMTLMSDGATVYECSSPDEVVDLLQGGQGVFGIAVGVVWRDVEVALSQLHGERVDTGETLVGHNPGDELARRRRDKAV; this is encoded by the coding sequence ATGAGCAGCGCGGACGGTACGGCAGGGAGCTCGCTCGGACGCGTGTCCGGAGAGAGCGGTCCGTATCCGCTTCACGGCAGTGTGGGCGACTTCGGTGCGGACGCCGGTGCGGGGAGCGGGACGGGGCCTTCGGGCGTCTCGGGCGCCGCTCCCGGCACGGCGGGCGAGGTGGTCGGCTACCGCGGTCCCACGGCCTGTGCGGCGGCCGGGATCACCTATCGCCAGTTGGACTACTGGGCGCGTACGGGGCTCGTGGAGCCGAGCGTGCGGCCCGCGTACGGGTCGGGGACCCAGCGGCTCTACAGCTTCCGCGACGTCGTCGTGCTGAAGATCGTCAAGCGTTTCCTCGACACCGGGGTGGCGCTCCAGAACATCCGGGCCGCCGTGCAGCACCTGCGCGCGCGTGGCTTCCGCGATCTGGAGCGGATGACGCTCATGAGCGACGGTGCCACGGTGTACGAGTGCTCCTCGCCGGACGAGGTGGTCGACCTCCTCCAGGGCGGACAAGGTGTCTTCGGCATCGCCGTCGGCGTGGTCTGGCGGGACGTCGAGGTGGCGCTCTCACAGCTGCACGGGGAGCGGGTCGACACGGGCGAGACGCTCGTGGGGCACAACCCGGGGGACGAGCTCGCGCGCAGGCGGCGGGACAAGGCGGTCTGA
- a CDS encoding DNA polymerase IV, with protein MRAAPTILHLDMDAFFAAAEQASKPSLRGKPVIVGGLGPRGVVATASYEARRFGVHSAMPMGQARRLAPNAAYLVPRFSFYRSISEQVMELLGRLSPLVEPLSLDEAFVDLEAGGVADDSASSRVAGERLRVDILAATGLTGSVGLAGSKMIAKIASEEAKPDGLVLIEPGTERELLGPRSVRILPGVGPATGEHLRRAGMTTVSDLAEAGEDELVRLLGRAHGASLYLMAQGYDDRPVVAERDAKSVSVEDTFDVDLHDRVRIRVEVERLAERCVGRLRASGHSGRTIVLKVRRYDFSTLTRSETLRGPTDDPGVVREAAGRLLEAVDTTGGVRLLGVGVSGLADYTQEDLFAQAEAGVAAAAAAEEGAPGDAAATASAVAAVEPAVEEPVARQWAPGHDVRHAVYGAGWVQGSGVGRVTVRFEEPGSEPGRVRTFAVDDPELEPGEALPLVGRG; from the coding sequence GTGAGAGCCGCGCCCACCATCCTGCATCTCGACATGGATGCCTTCTTCGCCGCCGCCGAGCAGGCGTCGAAGCCCAGCCTGCGCGGAAAGCCCGTGATCGTCGGGGGTCTCGGCCCGCGGGGCGTGGTCGCCACCGCCTCGTACGAGGCGCGCCGCTTCGGAGTGCACTCGGCCATGCCCATGGGCCAGGCGCGGCGGCTCGCGCCGAACGCGGCCTACCTCGTGCCCCGCTTCTCCTTCTACCGCTCGATCAGCGAGCAGGTCATGGAGCTGCTGGGACGGCTCTCCCCGCTCGTGGAGCCGCTCAGCCTCGACGAGGCCTTCGTGGACCTGGAGGCCGGCGGCGTGGCCGACGACAGTGCGAGCTCGCGCGTCGCCGGGGAGCGGCTGCGGGTCGACATCCTCGCGGCGACGGGACTCACGGGGTCCGTAGGGCTCGCCGGGTCCAAGATGATCGCGAAGATCGCCTCAGAGGAGGCCAAACCCGACGGGCTCGTCCTGATCGAACCGGGAACGGAGCGGGAGCTCCTCGGACCGCGCTCGGTGCGGATTCTGCCCGGGGTGGGCCCGGCCACCGGGGAGCATCTCCGGCGGGCCGGGATGACCACCGTGTCCGATCTCGCGGAAGCGGGCGAGGACGAGCTCGTACGGCTCCTCGGACGGGCGCACGGGGCCTCGCTGTACCTGATGGCCCAGGGGTACGACGATCGGCCCGTGGTGGCCGAGAGGGACGCCAAATCGGTGTCGGTCGAGGACACCTTCGACGTGGACCTGCACGACCGGGTGCGGATCAGGGTCGAGGTGGAGCGGCTCGCGGAGCGGTGCGTGGGGAGGCTGCGGGCCTCCGGGCACTCCGGGCGGACGATCGTGCTGAAGGTGCGGCGGTACGACTTCTCGACGCTCACGCGGTCCGAGACGCTCCGGGGGCCCACGGACGATCCGGGTGTGGTGCGGGAGGCGGCGGGGCGCCTGCTGGAGGCGGTGGACACGACCGGGGGTGTGCGGTTGCTGGGGGTCGGCGTGAGCGGGCTCGCGGACTACACGCAGGAGGATCTGTTCGCTCAGGCGGAAGCCGGGGTCGCTGCCGCTGCCGCTGCGGAGGAGGGGGCGCCGGGTGACGCGGCGGCGACCGCGTCCGCCGTGGCCGCTGTCGAGCCCGCGGTCGAAGAGCCCGTGGCGCGGCAGTGGGCGCCGGGGCATGACGTACGACACGCGGTGTACGGGGCCGGGTGGGTCCAGGGGAGCGGGGTCGGGCGCGTCACGGTGCGGTTCGAGGAGCCGGGGTCGGAGCCGGGGCGGGTGCGGACGTTCGCGGTGGACGATCCGGAACTGGAGCCGGGGGAGGCGCTGCCGTTGGTGGGGCGGGGCTGA
- a CDS encoding PRC-barrel domain-containing protein, with protein MQTDIDPRSLIGRKAYDRNGHKIGTVDEVYLDDATGIPEWAAVRTGLFSRDAFVPLEPSELVEDRLHIPYERALIKDAPDFGVGRHLSPEQELQLYRHYSLALPPPPTDTPDTDFGRLAGQ; from the coding sequence GTGCAGACCGATATCGATCCGCGCAGCCTGATAGGCCGCAAGGCGTACGACCGCAACGGGCACAAGATCGGAACCGTGGACGAGGTGTACCTGGACGACGCGACCGGCATCCCGGAATGGGCTGCGGTCCGCACCGGCCTCTTCAGCCGGGACGCGTTCGTCCCGCTGGAGCCGAGCGAACTGGTCGAGGACCGCCTCCACATCCCGTACGAACGCGCCCTCATCAAGGACGCCCCCGACTTCGGCGTGGGCCGCCACCTCTCCCCGGAGCAGGAGCTGCAGCTCTACCGCCACTACAGCCTCGCCCTCCCCCCGCCCCCCACGGACACCCCTGACACGGACTTCGGCCGCCTGGCAGGCCAGTAG
- the gcvP gene encoding aminomethyl-transferring glycine dehydrogenase, whose amino-acid sequence MTANRIPLSELEQGIPFEQRHIGPDAEARAKMLAQVGYGSLDELTAAAVPDVIKNTEALSLPSARTEAEVLAELRTLADRNQVLAPMIGLGYYGTFTPPVILRNVMENPAWYTAYTPYQPEISQGRLEALLNFQTVVADLTGLPTSGASLLDEGTAAAEAMALSRRVGKVKNGVFLIDADALPQTIAVIETRAEPTGVEVVVADLSEGIPAEIAERGVFGVLLQYPGASGAVRDIKPLIDAAHELGAIVTVAADLLALTLLTSPGALGADIAVGTTQRFGVPMGFGGPHAGYMAVQDKHARSLPGRLVGVSVDADGNRAYRLALQTREQHIRREKATSNICTAQVLLAVMAGMYAVYHGPEGLQGIARRTHRYAAILAAGLTAGGVELTQGAFFDTLTARVPGKADEVVAAAREAGVNLYRVDADQVSMSCDETTGRAQLAAVWGAFGVTADVEALDAVTEDTLPAGLLRADAFMTHPVFHAHRSETSMLRYLRKLADRDYALDRGMIPLGSCTMKLNATTEMEAVTWPEFGQMHPFAPVEQAQGYVTLITELEERLAEVTGYDKVSIQPNAGSQGELAGLLAVRAYHRANGDEQRTVCLIPSSAHGTNAASAVMAGMKVVVVKTADDGEVDVEDLRAKIAQYRDELSVLMITYPSTHGVFEEHVADICAEVHEAGGQVYVDGANLNALVGLAKPGHFGGDVSHLNLHKTFCIPHGGGGPGVGPVGVRAHLAPYLPNHPLQPTAGPETGVGPISAAPWGSAGILPISWSYVRLMGGEGLKRATQVAVLAANYIAKRLEPHFPVLYTGPAGLVAHECIVDLRPLAKATGVTVDDIAKRLIDYGFHAPTMSFPVAGTLMIEPTESEDLTELDRFCDTMIAIRAEIEKVASGQWPADDNPLHNAPHTAAALGGEWNHAYTRDEAVFPAGVSAADKYWPPVRRIDGAFGDRNLVCSCPPMDEYDH is encoded by the coding sequence ATGACCGCCAACCGCATTCCGCTCTCCGAACTCGAACAGGGCATCCCGTTCGAGCAGCGGCACATCGGGCCCGACGCCGAGGCGCGCGCCAAGATGCTCGCCCAGGTCGGTTACGGCTCCCTCGACGAGCTCACGGCCGCCGCGGTGCCGGACGTCATCAAGAACACCGAGGCGCTGAGCCTGCCGTCCGCGCGCACGGAGGCCGAGGTCCTCGCCGAGCTCCGCACGCTCGCCGACCGCAACCAGGTCCTCGCGCCCATGATCGGTCTCGGCTACTACGGGACCTTCACCCCGCCGGTGATCCTGCGGAACGTGATGGAGAACCCCGCCTGGTACACGGCGTACACGCCGTACCAGCCGGAGATCTCGCAGGGGCGCCTGGAGGCGCTGCTGAACTTCCAGACCGTGGTCGCCGACCTGACCGGGCTGCCCACCTCCGGTGCCTCCCTGCTCGACGAGGGCACCGCGGCCGCCGAGGCCATGGCGCTCTCCCGCCGCGTCGGCAAGGTCAAGAACGGTGTCTTCCTCATCGACGCCGACGCCCTGCCGCAGACGATCGCCGTCATCGAGACCCGCGCCGAGCCGACCGGCGTCGAGGTCGTCGTCGCCGACCTCAGCGAGGGCATTCCGGCCGAGATCGCCGAGCGCGGTGTCTTCGGCGTGCTCCTGCAGTACCCCGGTGCCTCCGGTGCCGTCCGCGACATCAAGCCGCTGATCGACGCCGCCCACGAGCTCGGCGCGATCGTCACCGTCGCCGCCGACCTGCTCGCGCTCACCCTGCTCACCTCGCCCGGTGCGCTCGGGGCCGACATCGCCGTCGGTACGACGCAGCGCTTCGGCGTTCCCATGGGCTTCGGCGGTCCCCACGCCGGTTACATGGCCGTCCAGGACAAGCACGCCCGCTCCCTGCCCGGTCGTCTGGTGGGTGTCTCCGTCGACGCCGACGGGAACCGTGCGTACCGCCTGGCCCTGCAGACCCGCGAGCAGCACATCCGCCGCGAGAAGGCCACCAGCAACATCTGTACCGCTCAGGTGCTGCTCGCCGTCATGGCCGGCATGTACGCCGTCTACCACGGCCCCGAGGGCCTCCAGGGCATCGCGCGCCGCACCCACCGGTACGCCGCGATCCTCGCCGCCGGCCTCACCGCCGGTGGTGTGGAGCTCACCCAGGGTGCCTTCTTCGACACCCTCACCGCCCGCGTGCCCGGCAAGGCCGACGAGGTCGTGGCCGCCGCCCGCGAGGCCGGCGTGAACCTCTACCGCGTCGACGCCGACCAGGTGTCCATGTCGTGCGACGAGACCACCGGGCGCGCCCAGCTCGCCGCCGTCTGGGGCGCCTTCGGCGTCACCGCCGACGTCGAGGCGCTCGACGCCGTCACCGAGGACACGCTGCCCGCCGGGCTGCTGCGCGCCGACGCGTTCATGACCCACCCGGTCTTCCACGCGCACCGCTCCGAGACGTCGATGCTGCGCTACCTGCGCAAGCTCGCCGACCGCGACTACGCGCTCGACCGCGGCATGATCCCGCTCGGTTCCTGCACGATGAAGCTGAACGCGACGACCGAGATGGAGGCGGTGACCTGGCCCGAGTTCGGTCAGATGCACCCCTTCGCCCCGGTCGAGCAGGCGCAGGGCTACGTCACGCTCATCACCGAGCTGGAGGAGCGCCTCGCCGAGGTCACCGGCTACGACAAGGTGTCGATCCAGCCGAACGCCGGTTCGCAGGGCGAGCTGGCCGGTCTGCTCGCCGTCCGCGCCTACCACCGCGCCAACGGTGACGAGCAGCGCACCGTCTGCCTCATCCCGTCCTCCGCGCACGGCACCAACGCCGCCTCCGCGGTCATGGCCGGCATGAAGGTCGTCGTCGTCAAGACCGCCGACGACGGCGAGGTCGACGTCGAGGACCTGCGCGCCAAGATCGCGCAGTACCGCGACGAGCTGTCCGTGCTGATGATCACCTACCCGTCGACGCACGGCGTCTTCGAGGAGCACGTCGCCGACATCTGCGCCGAGGTGCACGAGGCCGGCGGTCAGGTGTACGTCGACGGTGCCAACCTCAACGCGCTCGTCGGTCTGGCCAAGCCGGGCCACTTCGGCGGCGACGTCTCGCACCTGAACCTGCACAAGACCTTCTGCATCCCGCACGGCGGCGGCGGTCCGGGCGTCGGCCCGGTCGGTGTCCGCGCGCACCTCGCCCCGTACCTGCCGAACCACCCGCTCCAGCCCACCGCGGGCCCGGAGACCGGCGTCGGCCCGATCTCGGCCGCCCCGTGGGGCTCCGCGGGCATCCTGCCGATCTCCTGGTCGTACGTGCGTCTGATGGGCGGCGAGGGCCTCAAGCGCGCCACCCAGGTCGCCGTCCTCGCGGCGAACTACATCGCCAAGCGCCTTGAGCCGCACTTCCCGGTGCTCTACACCGGCCCGGCCGGTCTGGTCGCCCACGAGTGCATCGTGGACCTGCGCCCGCTGGCCAAGGCGACGGGCGTCACGGTCGACGACATCGCGAAGCGCCTGATCGACTACGGCTTCCACGCGCCGACGATGTCGTTCCCGGTGGCCGGTACGCTGATGATCGAGCCGACCGAGTCCGAGGACCTGACCGAGCTCGACCGTTTCTGCGACACGATGATCGCGATCCGGGCCGAGATCGAGAAGGTCGCCTCGGGCCAGTGGCCCGCCGACGACAACCCGCTGCACAACGCCCCGCACACCGCGGCCGCGCTGGGCGGCGAGTGGAACCACGCGTACACGCGGGACGAGGCCGTCTTCCCGGCCGGGGTCTCGGCCGCCGACAAGTACTGGCCGCCGGTGCGCCGCATCGACGGTGCCTTCGGCGACCGGAACCTGGTCTGCTCCTGCCCGCCGATGGACGAGTACGACCACTGA
- a CDS encoding DUF5999 family protein: MCQHQPACPTADSADREAARLTAHHPEQGWSLLCNGVLLFEDTGELLPDGQIIAPHRPLTTGQVTTAA; the protein is encoded by the coding sequence ATGTGCCAGCACCAGCCTGCCTGTCCCACCGCCGACTCCGCCGACCGGGAGGCGGCCCGACTGACGGCACATCACCCGGAACAGGGCTGGAGCCTGCTGTGCAACGGCGTCCTGCTCTTCGAGGACACCGGTGAACTGCTGCCGGACGGGCAGATCATCGCCCCGCACCGGCCGCTGACGACGGGCCAGGTGACGACCGCCGCCTGA